ACAGAAGCAGGCCGGGGAAGCAAAACCGGGGTCGGGAGTCAAATCGCTCCCGACCCCGTGGTCGTTGGTGGTTGTGGCTGTGACGCGGGTGGGTACTACATGATTGCGCCCATACCACCGCCGCTCATCGGGGGCATTTCGGGCTTGTCTTCCTTGATGTCGGCGATGATGGCCTCGGTGGTAGTGGTCTGCCATTCGTCTTGCTTGTGCCCTCTGTCACGCTCCCGGCGGTGTGATGTAGAAGGCTGCGCCTTGGGTGTCGTAGGCGAGTAGTTCGGGGGTGCCGTTGATGGATTGGGTTTCGACGATCTCGGCGCCGGCGGCCGTGAGTTGGGTGCTGGCTTGTTCGATGTCATCAACGGCGAAGTAAACACCCCAGTATTCGAAGTTGCCTTTGAGTTCGTTGGGCGTGACCTGCACGGCGGCGACGATTTGATCGTCGGGGGTGACGAGGTCGTGGCGGCCGGGGTGGGCGTGGGGGCGCAGGGTCCAGTCGAAGAGGCGGTTGTAAAACTCGGCGACGGCTTCGAGCGAGGAAACGTGCAGGACGTGGCGGTGGCGCAGGCCCGGCGTGGCGGTGTTGGTGCTGACGAGTTCGTCGCCTTCGTAGCAGGTGAAGCCGGCACCGGCCGGGTCGCGGATGAGTGCGACGCGTCCGCCGCCGGTGGCGGGCATGGGGTTGACCTCGACCTTGCCGCCGTGGGCTTTCGCCGACTCCACGACGGGCTCGAGTTGAGGGACGCGAATGTATGACATCCAGAAAGTCGGCATGCCGATCTTGCGAAACTTGTCCGGCATCGGATAGAGCCCGGCCGTCCATAGGCCATCGCGTTCACCGACGCGGTACCCATCGCCGAGGTCGTGAAAGGTCCAGCCGAAGACTTGCTTGTAGAAACGTTCGGCCGATCGTTGGTCGTGGGTCGAAAGGTCTGCCCATACGAACTCGCATGCCATGCTTGG
The sequence above is a segment of the Planctomycetota bacterium genome. Coding sequences within it:
- a CDS encoding VOC family protein, coding for MACEFVWADLSTHDQRSAERFYKQVFGWTFHDLGDGYRVGERDGLWTAGLYPMPDKFRKIGMPTFWMSYIRVPQLEPVVESAKAHGGKVEVNPMPATGGGRVALIRDPAGAGFTCYEGDELVSTNTATPGLRHRHVLHVSSLEAVAEFYNRLFDWTLRPHAHPGRHDLVTPDDQIVAAVQVTPNELKGNFEYWGVYFAVDDIEQASTQLTAAGAEIVETQSINGTPELLAYDTQGAAFYITPPGA